One Natrinema longum genomic window carries:
- a CDS encoding FAD binding domain-containing protein gives MKPTAFHYQRPETIDDAVDVLASEGEEATVLAGGQSLIPRMNYRTAKPDVVVDLNHVADLEYVHREGDELAIGAMTRQSDVRDHSDVTEHCPLLADALQYVGHKPTRHRGTIGGNLANADPRSELPAVVTALEGALVARNEDGERVIDAADFFHGGMDTALESDELLTELRVPVQEDGVGYGFQEEAIVDSDWPIAGVAATLEAADGECRSARLAYAGVDASPTRIEDAEAAIEGEPVGPDSFEAAATAARENVSVTEQETAESAELRVNQVGESDHPSATVHADPGYKRELVGALTYRALEQAHDRV, from the coding sequence ATGAAACCCACCGCATTCCACTATCAACGGCCCGAAACGATCGACGACGCCGTCGACGTCCTCGCGAGTGAGGGCGAGGAGGCGACGGTTCTCGCGGGGGGACAGAGCCTCATCCCGCGGATGAACTACCGCACCGCCAAGCCGGACGTCGTCGTCGATCTGAACCACGTCGCCGACCTCGAGTACGTTCACAGAGAGGGGGACGAACTCGCGATCGGTGCGATGACCCGTCAGTCGGACGTCCGCGACCACTCGGACGTAACGGAGCACTGCCCGCTCCTCGCCGACGCGCTCCAGTACGTCGGCCACAAGCCGACTCGGCATCGGGGAACGATCGGCGGCAACCTCGCGAACGCCGATCCGCGATCCGAACTGCCGGCCGTCGTCACCGCTCTCGAGGGAGCGCTCGTCGCCCGAAACGAGGACGGGGAGCGCGTGATCGACGCCGCGGACTTCTTCCACGGGGGGATGGACACGGCGCTCGAGTCCGACGAGTTGCTGACCGAACTCCGCGTCCCGGTGCAGGAAGACGGCGTCGGCTACGGCTTCCAGGAAGAGGCGATCGTCGACTCCGACTGGCCGATCGCCGGCGTCGCAGCGACGCTCGAGGCTGCCGACGGCGAGTGCCGGAGCGCCCGGTTGGCCTACGCCGGCGTCGACGCCAGCCCGACGCGTATCGAGGACGCGGAAGCGGCGATCGAGGGCGAACCGGTCGGCCCCGATAGCTTCGAGGCGGCGGCGACGGCGGCTCGAGAGAACGTTTCCGTCACCGAACAGGAAACCGCGGAATCGGCGGAGCTACGCGTCAACCAGGTCGGCGAATCCGATCACCCGAGCGCGACGGTTCACGCCGATCCCGGGTACAAGCGGGAGCTCGTGGGTGCGCTCACCTACCGAGCCCTCGAACAGGCACACGACCGAGTCTGA
- a CDS encoding ATP-binding protein: protein MTDLGDFGDFDADAGSEDGASADAAGSSPSSSGPTEPANTRSTTERGTDEFEATTVEPSGEDVGIGTICVSQGLRVAEDGDDTTLRAYVTRGNRSSIRIGSYLLAPYPDGETLFCRIVGLEYAQQYHADDATEIHARRAMRTDEIDESDYKFVAELEPVAVLYDDDGELKRRMTDRVPKPQTVIRQADDTEEIKTGLKMPDDGVFLGHLSVGGEKVRTAATPPTIDYRLKDDYDAGDPLVFRHSLIAGGTGSGKTHGAKNILRQYLADDRTYPMDDGREVSPAVVQFDPQDEYAQMHDDNPDLDSDFARRLEREGIAYGGHDDTTAFIPKVGSASYAAGHHRAEQVEFTIPFSMVHDNPWLVAGSGLNDNQYGALTTVLLPRFRKQYGSGGTYEEFTTFLDDPALREELDESGRVHEATFDAVRRRVLGFGHVFDQDARPITDLVHEFVRPGGLTVVPTYHINDSRATEAIVLAVSSLVIDQKLSNDPEYDRIKETPLVLGMDEAHNFLTDADSVQAGKVITKFTEAAKQGRKERLGLFLITQDPQDIHDAVFKQINTTVVLNLGDEDAIKSVNIPSNLESKVPYMEKGQMVVYSPDNSEPVELIGLPTCLTRHGRD, encoded by the coding sequence ATGACCGATCTGGGAGACTTCGGCGATTTCGACGCCGACGCCGGCTCCGAAGACGGCGCGTCGGCCGACGCAGCCGGCTCGTCGCCGTCGTCTTCGGGACCCACTGAACCGGCGAATACGAGGTCGACGACCGAGAGAGGAACGGACGAGTTCGAAGCGACGACCGTCGAACCGAGCGGCGAGGACGTCGGCATCGGAACGATCTGCGTCTCGCAGGGCCTGCGCGTCGCCGAGGACGGCGACGACACCACCCTCCGGGCATACGTCACGCGGGGCAACCGCTCGTCGATCCGCATCGGGAGCTACCTGCTCGCGCCCTATCCCGACGGCGAGACGCTTTTCTGTCGGATCGTCGGCCTCGAGTACGCCCAGCAGTACCACGCCGACGACGCGACGGAGATCCACGCCCGGCGGGCGATGCGAACGGACGAAATCGACGAGTCCGACTACAAGTTCGTCGCCGAACTCGAGCCCGTCGCGGTGCTGTACGACGACGATGGGGAACTGAAACGACGGATGACCGACCGCGTGCCGAAACCCCAGACGGTGATCCGGCAGGCCGACGACACCGAGGAGATCAAAACCGGGTTGAAGATGCCCGACGACGGGGTCTTCCTGGGGCACCTCTCGGTCGGCGGCGAGAAGGTGCGGACGGCGGCCACCCCGCCGACCATCGATTACCGGCTGAAAGACGATTACGACGCGGGCGATCCGCTCGTCTTCCGTCACTCGCTGATCGCCGGCGGCACGGGGTCGGGGAAGACCCACGGCGCGAAGAACATCCTGCGCCAGTATCTCGCCGACGATCGGACGTATCCGATGGACGACGGGCGCGAGGTCAGCCCCGCCGTCGTCCAGTTCGATCCCCAGGACGAGTACGCCCAGATGCACGACGACAATCCCGACCTCGATAGCGACTTCGCGCGACGCCTCGAGCGCGAGGGAATCGCCTACGGCGGTCACGACGATACGACCGCGTTCATCCCGAAAGTCGGGTCGGCGTCGTACGCGGCGGGCCACCACCGCGCCGAACAGGTCGAGTTCACGATCCCGTTCTCGATGGTCCACGACAACCCGTGGCTGGTCGCCGGCAGCGGGCTGAACGACAACCAGTACGGCGCGCTCACGACCGTCCTCCTGCCGCGGTTCCGGAAGCAGTACGGTTCGGGAGGGACCTACGAGGAGTTCACGACGTTCCTCGACGACCCCGCCCTGCGCGAGGAACTCGACGAGTCGGGACGGGTCCACGAGGCAACCTTCGACGCCGTTCGCCGGCGGGTACTCGGTTTCGGTCACGTCTTCGATCAGGACGCGCGCCCGATCACCGACCTCGTTCACGAGTTCGTCCGCCCCGGCGGGCTGACCGTGGTGCCGACCTACCACATCAACGACAGTCGGGCGACCGAGGCCATCGTGCTCGCGGTCTCCTCGCTCGTCATCGACCAGAAGCTCTCGAACGATCCGGAGTACGACCGGATCAAGGAGACGCCGCTCGTGTTGGGCATGGACGAGGCCCACAACTTCCTGACCGACGCCGACTCGGTCCAGGCCGGGAAGGTGATCACGAAGTTCACCGAGGCCGCCAAACAGGGCCGGAAAGAGCGCCTCGGACTCTTCCTCATCACGCAGGATCCACAGGACATCCACGACGCCGTCTTCAAACAGATCAACACCACCGTCGTGCTCAACCTCGGCGACGAGGACGCCATCAAGAGCGTGAACATTCCGAGCAACCTCGAGTCGAAAGTCCCCTACATGGAGAAAGGACAGATGGTCGTCTACTCGCCGGACAACTCCGAACCCGTGGAACTGATCGGGCTTCCGACGTGTCTGACCCGTCACGGACGGGACTGA
- a CDS encoding VOC family protein, translating into MSRSPTLPAGTRLGRTALRVADTATTIEFYRDVVGLSVVTRTETGATLGIDGTPLLVLEAAPDTEPRGDRETGLYHNAFKLPSRPALGAALERIRDRWTLEGAADHGVSEALYCTDPEGNGVELYRDRPRDAWPRADDGTLRATGGPLDLAALAATADDVTTANGSRLAPDGTTVGHVHLEVSSLEAARSFYAETLGFDVSMSYVPGSLFFAAGDYHHHVGVNRWNERSTPTDGLGLAWFELLVPAAEAVEAIRERAADEAAVIAEFQGGIELADPDGIAVPVRPTA; encoded by the coding sequence ATGAGCCGATCTCCGACGCTCCCAGCTGGGACCCGTCTCGGTCGGACCGCGCTTCGCGTCGCCGACACCGCGACGACGATCGAGTTCTACCGCGACGTCGTCGGCCTCAGCGTCGTCACCCGAACCGAGACGGGGGCGACGCTCGGCATCGATGGGACGCCGTTGCTCGTCCTGGAAGCCGCTCCGGACACCGAGCCACGCGGCGATCGAGAAACCGGACTCTACCACAACGCCTTCAAACTCCCCTCGCGGCCGGCGCTGGGAGCCGCCCTCGAGCGGATTCGCGACCGCTGGACGCTCGAGGGAGCCGCCGATCACGGCGTCAGCGAGGCCCTCTACTGTACCGATCCCGAGGGAAACGGCGTCGAACTGTATCGCGACCGGCCCCGAGACGCGTGGCCGCGCGCCGACGACGGAACGCTCCGGGCGACCGGCGGCCCGCTGGATCTCGCCGCCCTCGCGGCCACGGCCGACGATGTCACGACGGCGAACGGGTCACGATTGGCACCGGACGGAACGACCGTCGGTCACGTCCATCTCGAGGTATCCTCGCTCGAGGCGGCCCGATCGTTTTACGCGGAGACGCTGGGGTTCGACGTCTCCATGTCCTACGTGCCGGGATCGCTCTTTTTCGCGGCGGGGGACTACCACCACCACGTCGGCGTGAACCGCTGGAACGAGCGGTCCACGCCGACGGACGGACTGGGGCTGGCATGGTTCGAACTGCTCGTTCCGGCTGCCGAAGCGGTCGAGGCGATCCGGGAGCGGGCGGCCGACGAGGCCGCCGTGATCGCGGAGTTCCAGGGGGGCATCGAACTCGCGGATCCGGACGGGATCGCGGTTCCGGTCCGGCCCACAGCGTAG
- a CDS encoding Cdc6/Cdc18 family protein, with protein MIVDGRVLRDDFVPSEVVHRHDEVTLLSETLEPLLSDGRPDPAFLFGPTGVGKTCIARYTLAQLREQEPTVRLAYVNCWQEYTRFRVLYRVLEAIDRAVDVHRSTPKDELFERLSRADDGPLVVVLDEVDQLEETGVLYDLHRLPHVSLVLIANREVELFASFDDRVRSRLHAGTRVRFDRYGTDTLAAILAERTDKALEPGAVSDSQLRTIADAASGDARVGIGILRSAARRGERQGMESITDEILGAAIPDARSAIRRKTIEGLIEHQRVLYDVIAEAGEIEPGELYAAYERRVDEPKTNRTLRNYLTKMVHYDLIEAVGKRRGRTYRLVDDDGEPDGDR; from the coding sequence GTGATCGTCGACGGCCGCGTCCTGCGCGACGATTTCGTGCCCAGCGAGGTAGTCCATCGTCACGACGAGGTGACCCTCCTCTCGGAAACCCTCGAGCCGCTGTTGTCCGACGGGCGGCCCGATCCCGCCTTCCTGTTCGGTCCGACGGGCGTCGGCAAGACCTGCATCGCTCGCTACACGCTCGCCCAGTTGCGCGAGCAGGAGCCGACCGTCCGGTTGGCGTACGTCAACTGTTGGCAGGAATACACCCGGTTTCGCGTCCTCTATCGGGTTCTCGAGGCGATCGACCGGGCGGTCGACGTCCACCGCTCGACGCCGAAAGACGAACTGTTCGAGCGGCTCTCGCGGGCCGATGACGGGCCACTCGTCGTCGTTCTCGACGAGGTCGACCAGCTAGAGGAGACGGGCGTGCTGTACGACCTCCACCGGCTCCCCCACGTCTCGCTCGTGTTGATCGCCAACCGCGAGGTGGAGCTGTTCGCGAGCTTCGACGATCGGGTTCGCTCGCGGCTCCACGCCGGCACCCGAGTCCGGTTCGATCGCTACGGCACCGACACGCTCGCGGCGATCCTCGCCGAGCGGACGGACAAGGCCCTCGAGCCGGGCGCGGTGAGCGACTCGCAGTTGCGAACGATCGCCGACGCGGCCTCGGGCGACGCCCGCGTCGGCATCGGGATCCTCCGGTCGGCGGCCCGGCGCGGGGAGCGACAGGGGATGGAATCGATCACCGACGAGATCCTCGGGGCGGCGATCCCAGACGCCCGGTCGGCGATCCGCCGGAAAACGATCGAGGGGCTGATCGAACACCAGCGAGTGCTGTACGACGTGATCGCCGAGGCCGGCGAGATCGAACCGGGCGAACTCTACGCGGCGTACGAACGACGGGTCGACGAGCCGAAGACGAACCGGACGCTGCGCAACTACCTGACGAAGATGGTTCACTACGACCTGATCGAGGCCGTCGGCAAGCGGCGGGGCCGAACCTATCGGCTCGTCGACGACGACGGCGAACCGGACGGGGATCGGTGA
- a CDS encoding cohesin domain-containing protein encodes MAGGHDDDDASFDRTSGTVFAAVVITSIAVLCAASMSLVGTAVAIDQVAILSPDRATVDATPGETIELDVTLRSRGGHGGEGVEAVTVIAQYHPDYLEITDVDRGPWLEGTETEVEASETIAHEQGTAILEQRREPTAGGTTGDGRIATVTLRVADDAPAGTTTVSLDESAVDLTGDWPIAVVDESATVAIDGGDEPLEPFDHPDADEIDREPEASSAGADPTDPDEEPSETDGSDPVSGVTIAVTVAVVGLAVLLLAAVRDGPRG; translated from the coding sequence ATGGCTGGTGGCCACGACGACGATGACGCCTCGTTCGACCGCACGTCGGGTACTGTGTTCGCTGCTGTCGTCATCACCAGCATTGCCGTTCTGTGTGCTGCCTCGATGAGCCTCGTCGGGACGGCTGTCGCGATCGATCAGGTCGCGATCCTCTCGCCCGATCGGGCGACCGTCGATGCCACACCCGGCGAGACGATCGAACTCGACGTGACCCTTCGAAGCCGGGGCGGTCACGGCGGCGAAGGCGTCGAGGCGGTGACAGTGATCGCCCAGTACCACCCCGACTACCTCGAGATCACCGACGTCGATCGGGGGCCGTGGCTCGAGGGGACCGAGACCGAGGTCGAGGCGTCGGAGACCATCGCCCACGAGCAGGGGACGGCGATTCTCGAGCAACGCCGCGAGCCGACCGCCGGCGGGACGACCGGGGACGGGCGGATCGCGACGGTGACGCTCCGGGTCGCGGACGACGCGCCGGCCGGAACGACGACCGTCTCCCTCGACGAGAGCGCCGTCGATCTCACCGGGGACTGGCCGATCGCGGTCGTCGACGAATCCGCGACGGTCGCGATCGACGGCGGCGACGAGCCACTCGAGCCGTTCGACCACCCCGACGCCGACGAAATCGACCGCGAGCCCGAGGCGTCGAGCGCGGGGGCCGATCCGACCGATCCCGACGAGGAACCGAGCGAAACCGACGGCAGCGATCCGGTTTCCGGCGTTACGATCGCCGTCACCGTTGCCGTCGTCGGCCTCGCGGTGCTCCTGTTGGCAGCCGTTCGTGATGGTCCACGAGGATAA
- a CDS encoding alpha/beta hydrolase, whose protein sequence is MDVLIPAERDVRGTLEEPTDEPRAIVVACPPHPQQGGSRSDQRLVAVAEALRESGIACLRFDYGPWDEGVGERRDVRNAIQWAREWGDDASTDSRPVGVFGYSFGASLALLAAADTDPDAVAVLAPTARLDDDLDALEALEGIESPVHVLYGERDGTVDWEPIVERARDRSDETTALAGDHFFLGARDEIASTVGTFFERTLLETT, encoded by the coding sequence ATGGACGTGCTGATCCCCGCCGAACGCGACGTTCGCGGGACGCTCGAGGAACCGACCGACGAACCGCGGGCGATCGTCGTCGCCTGTCCGCCCCATCCACAGCAGGGCGGTTCGCGAAGCGACCAGCGCCTCGTCGCGGTCGCGGAGGCCCTTCGCGAGTCCGGAATCGCCTGTCTCCGCTTCGATTACGGCCCGTGGGACGAGGGCGTGGGCGAACGGCGCGACGTTCGCAACGCCATCCAGTGGGCTCGCGAGTGGGGTGACGACGCGTCGACCGATAGCCGTCCGGTCGGCGTCTTCGGCTACAGTTTCGGCGCGTCACTGGCGTTGCTCGCGGCTGCGGACACCGACCCCGACGCGGTCGCCGTCCTCGCACCGACGGCGCGACTCGACGACGATCTCGACGCCCTCGAGGCACTCGAGGGGATCGAATCGCCGGTCCACGTCCTGTACGGCGAGCGTGACGGGACCGTCGACTGGGAACCGATCGTCGAACGGGCGCGGGACCGGAGCGACGAGACCACTGCGTTGGCTGGCGATCACTTCTTCCTGGGGGCCCGCGACGAGATCGCGAGCACCGTCGGAACCTTCTTCGAGCGGACGCTGCTCGAGACGACGTGA
- a CDS encoding (2Fe-2S)-binding protein has protein sequence MTSDTIEPESITITINGEEYEREVEPRRLLSDFIREDVGLTGTHVGCEHGACGTCNVLMDGQTVRSCLTFAVQADGAEIETVESLGTVDDMHPIQEAFHENHGLQCGFCTPGMLLSTKELLEENPDPDREAIKEALGANVCRCTGYAPIIESVEAAAERIQAPAEAEGEELSTAGDD, from the coding sequence ATGACATCCGATACCATCGAACCGGAATCGATTACGATCACGATCAACGGAGAGGAGTACGAACGCGAGGTCGAACCACGGCGGCTGCTGAGCGATTTCATCAGGGAGGACGTCGGTTTGACCGGCACCCACGTCGGCTGCGAACACGGTGCCTGTGGAACGTGTAACGTCCTGATGGACGGGCAGACCGTCCGCTCCTGTCTGACGTTCGCAGTACAGGCCGACGGTGCCGAGATCGAGACTGTCGAGAGCCTGGGGACCGTCGACGACATGCACCCGATACAGGAGGCGTTCCACGAGAACCACGGCCTCCAGTGTGGCTTCTGTACGCCCGGAATGTTGCTCTCGACGAAGGAACTCCTCGAGGAGAACCCCGATCCGGATCGGGAGGCGATCAAGGAAGCGCTGGGCGCAAACGTCTGCCGCTGTACGGGCTACGCGCCGATCATCGAATCGGTCGAAGCGGCGGCCGAACGGATCCAGGCACCGGCCGAAGCGGAGGGAGAAGAGCTGTCTACCGCGGGTGATGACTGA
- a CDS encoding PspA/IM30 family protein, which produces MGILSRASYVIRSKLNSVLNRAEDPTETLDYSYEQMRDQLQQVKRGIADLTTQKKRLEMQKRRLEENVEKHNEQARTAVEQDREDLARRALEKKKTKMNQIEDLERQISDLQGQQDRLIEQKNELQSRIEEFRTKKETMKARHEAAKASSTVSEAMTATGEEFEDVGRAIERAEEQTEDMEARAAAMDELHESGAFEDVMSDKDNIDRELEQLSTDSGVEAELETLKSDVGGEETSTADSETEADAAAEVDDEDLTELENEDQEDVEAELAELQDEENA; this is translated from the coding sequence ATGGGCATCCTCTCTCGGGCCTCCTACGTCATTCGATCGAAGCTCAACTCGGTGCTCAACCGGGCGGAAGATCCGACCGAAACGCTGGACTACTCCTACGAACAGATGCGCGACCAGCTCCAGCAGGTCAAACGCGGCATCGCCGATCTCACGACGCAGAAAAAGCGCCTCGAGATGCAGAAACGCCGCCTCGAGGAGAACGTCGAGAAACACAACGAGCAAGCCCGCACCGCGGTCGAGCAGGACCGAGAAGATCTGGCGCGACGCGCCTTGGAGAAGAAGAAGACGAAAATGAACCAGATCGAGGATCTGGAACGCCAGATTTCGGACCTGCAGGGCCAACAGGACCGGCTGATCGAACAGAAGAACGAACTCCAGAGCCGCATCGAGGAGTTCCGGACGAAAAAGGAGACGATGAAAGCACGCCACGAGGCCGCAAAAGCCAGCTCCACGGTTTCGGAGGCCATGACGGCTACCGGCGAGGAGTTCGAGGACGTGGGCCGGGCCATCGAGCGCGCCGAAGAACAGACCGAAGATATGGAGGCCCGCGCCGCCGCAATGGACGAACTCCACGAATCGGGCGCGTTCGAGGACGTCATGTCCGACAAGGACAACATCGACCGCGAACTCGAGCAGCTCTCGACCGACAGCGGCGTCGAAGCCGAACTCGAGACGCTCAAATCCGATGTCGGTGGGGAGGAGACATCGACGGCGGACTCCGAGACCGAGGCCGACGCCGCGGCCGAGGTCGACGACGAGGACCTCACGGAGCTCGAAAACGAGGACCAGGAGGACGTCGAGGCCGAACTCGCGGAGCTACAGGACGAAGAGAACGCGTAG
- a CDS encoding xanthine dehydrogenase family protein molybdopterin-binding subunit, producing MSKSDRTPDDIAEKRNKPPAEETEDGEFEVIGKNIDRVENPRLLTGRGEYIDDVQLANMGHAAVLRSPHAHARIVDIDTSEAEQLDGVDLVLTGEEAAEKTGPLPTFSSPPVEQYCIAKDRVRHVGEAVVAVVADDRYVAEDALERIDVEYEQLPAVTDAREALESEGEEVLHPDREDGHDSNVYLQNTFTAGDPDDEFADADVVVSRELRWPRSGGQPMETVGAVAEYDEGTGKFTIHANTSMYNYMGWLIATTLGVSTNKINIVPKIAGGSFGSKLFAHKVSTLAATLAREAGRPVKFIEDRVDNITSCDNHGSDRYYRPAELALDEDGTMRALRIDVLDDYGAYFQFEVGHHGNAMAQVTGPYTIESIDYSVTAVATNKSQQGAYRGFGSEVQNFVLERLIDAAADELEMDPVELRRENFIQPEEFPYKIPSGNMYDSGDYEAVLEETLELANYEEWREKQADAREDGRHIGIGVVTCQERSVFSSTEFWFWNDDPDFPITSSPESASVKIDETGQAIVTLHSPFWGNSPETVATQIVAEELAMDPENIEVNYADTDSGLKGTGPGGSRYTVMVSGALEGATSQIQEKMFTIAADMLEAAQEDLELEEGEIRVRGAPDKSVGIPEIAMQAHAFELDMPDGVGSGLAADHTYDHPYTTMPDEDREDMGVFYPIMGHMCHIPVIEVDVETGKIEFLDYTAVHDCGTVVNPETLKGHITGGTAQGIGTALYEEYQYQPDGQLPTDNYHDYPLPTFHDVPDDYTIGHVETPSPWTEYGIKGGGEGGRMGAPPAIAAAIEDALEPYDVSIDELPVTPKRVRELIRTDEE from the coding sequence ATGAGTAAATCCGATCGCACGCCGGACGACATCGCCGAGAAACGGAACAAACCGCCAGCGGAAGAAACGGAGGACGGCGAGTTCGAGGTCATCGGAAAGAACATCGACCGCGTCGAAAACCCACGACTGCTGACCGGTCGCGGCGAGTACATCGACGACGTGCAACTCGCCAATATGGGCCACGCAGCGGTCCTTCGCAGCCCCCACGCCCACGCACGGATCGTGGACATCGACACGAGCGAGGCCGAGCAACTGGACGGTGTCGATCTCGTCCTCACCGGCGAGGAAGCCGCCGAGAAGACCGGACCGCTCCCGACGTTCTCGAGCCCGCCCGTCGAACAGTACTGTATCGCCAAAGACCGCGTCCGTCACGTCGGCGAGGCCGTCGTCGCCGTCGTCGCCGACGACCGCTACGTCGCGGAGGACGCCCTCGAGCGGATCGACGTCGAGTACGAGCAACTCCCGGCCGTCACCGACGCCCGGGAGGCCCTCGAGTCGGAGGGTGAGGAGGTGCTCCATCCCGACCGCGAGGACGGTCACGACTCGAACGTCTACCTGCAGAACACGTTCACGGCGGGCGATCCCGACGACGAGTTCGCCGACGCCGACGTCGTCGTCAGCCGGGAGCTCAGGTGGCCCCGTTCGGGCGGTCAGCCCATGGAAACCGTCGGTGCCGTCGCCGAGTACGACGAGGGGACTGGCAAGTTCACCATCCACGCCAACACCTCCATGTACAACTACATGGGCTGGCTGATCGCCACGACGCTCGGGGTTTCGACGAACAAGATCAACATCGTCCCCAAGATCGCCGGCGGGAGTTTCGGGAGCAAACTGTTCGCCCACAAGGTGTCGACGCTCGCCGCGACCCTGGCCCGCGAGGCCGGGCGACCGGTGAAGTTCATCGAGGATCGGGTCGACAACATCACGAGCTGCGACAACCACGGCAGCGATCGATACTACCGACCCGCGGAACTCGCACTGGACGAGGACGGCACCATGCGTGCGCTCCGCATCGACGTGCTCGACGACTACGGCGCGTACTTCCAGTTCGAGGTCGGTCACCACGGGAACGCCATGGCACAGGTGACCGGCCCCTACACCATCGAGAGTATCGACTACAGCGTAACCGCCGTCGCGACCAACAAATCCCAGCAAGGTGCCTACCGAGGGTTCGGTTCGGAAGTCCAGAACTTCGTCCTCGAGCGACTCATCGACGCGGCGGCGGACGAACTCGAGATGGACCCCGTGGAACTCCGACGCGAGAACTTCATCCAGCCCGAGGAGTTCCCCTACAAGATCCCAAGCGGGAACATGTACGACAGCGGCGACTACGAGGCCGTCCTCGAGGAAACGCTCGAGCTGGCGAACTACGAGGAGTGGCGCGAGAAACAGGCCGACGCCCGCGAGGACGGCCGCCACATCGGGATCGGCGTCGTGACCTGCCAGGAGCGCAGCGTCTTCAGTTCGACCGAGTTCTGGTTCTGGAACGACGATCCCGACTTCCCGATCACCAGTTCGCCCGAGAGCGCGTCGGTCAAGATCGACGAAACCGGCCAGGCGATCGTCACGCTCCACTCGCCGTTCTGGGGGAACAGCCCCGAGACCGTCGCGACGCAGATCGTCGCCGAGGAACTCGCGATGGACCCCGAAAACATCGAGGTGAACTACGCCGATACCGACTCGGGGCTCAAGGGAACCGGGCCGGGCGGCAGCCGGTACACGGTGATGGTCTCCGGTGCCCTCGAGGGCGCGACCAGCCAGATCCAGGAGAAGATGTTCACCATCGCCGCGGACATGCTCGAGGCGGCCCAGGAGGATCTGGAACTCGAGGAGGGCGAGATTCGCGTCCGGGGTGCACCCGACAAGAGCGTCGGCATCCCCGAGATCGCGATGCAGGCACACGCCTTCGAACTCGACATGCCCGACGGCGTCGGGAGCGGGCTGGCCGCCGACCACACCTACGATCACCCCTACACGACGATGCCCGACGAGGACCGCGAGGATATGGGGGTGTTCTACCCGATCATGGGCCACATGTGTCACATCCCGGTCATCGAGGTCGACGTCGAAACCGGCAAGATCGAATTCCTCGATTACACCGCCGTTCACGACTGTGGCACCGTCGTGAACCCGGAGACCCTCAAGGGGCACATCACCGGCGGGACGGCCCAAGGGATCGGGACGGCACTCTACGAGGAATACCAGTACCAACCCGACGGACAGCTCCCGACGGACAACTACCACGACTATCCCCTCCCGACCTTCCACGACGTCCCCGACGACTACACCATCGGCCACGTCGAGACGCCGTCGCCGTGGACCGAGTACGGGATCAAAGGCGGCGGCGAGGGCGGCCGGATGGGCGCGCCGCCGGCGATCGCGGCCGCGATCGAGGACGCCCTCGAACCCTACGACGTGTCGATCGACGAACTGCCGGTCACGCCAAAGCGCGTTCGGGAACTGATCCGAACCGACGAGGAGTGA
- a CDS encoding helix-turn-helix transcriptional regulator: MVLRVLQNTRLVTATVLVASTVVLAGQILNPPRIVVAASGAGADVTAVGSYFTYREIGVVAVAACLCGASAAVLLLQHRSSSAPDPGQSRALTDGRSTLQRSDDLLEARRREWEETTDELADTERVIYETVLDADGVRAQREIVEETDLSKATVSRTLDTLESKGLVERKRRGTGNVVMLL, encoded by the coding sequence ATGGTCCTCCGAGTCCTCCAGAATACTCGGCTCGTCACGGCGACCGTCCTCGTCGCGTCGACGGTCGTCCTCGCCGGACAGATACTGAACCCGCCCCGAATCGTGGTCGCGGCCAGCGGTGCCGGTGCCGACGTGACCGCGGTCGGCAGCTACTTCACCTATCGGGAGATCGGCGTCGTCGCCGTCGCCGCGTGTCTCTGCGGCGCGAGCGCGGCGGTCCTGTTGCTCCAGCACCGATCGAGTTCGGCCCCCGATCCGGGGCAGTCACGCGCCCTGACCGACGGTCGTTCGACGCTCCAGCGGAGCGACGATCTGCTCGAGGCGCGGCGACGGGAGTGGGAGGAGACGACCGACGAGCTGGCGGACACCGAACGCGTCATCTACGAAACCGTTCTCGACGCCGACGGCGTCCGGGCCCAGCGCGAAATCGTCGAGGAGACCGACCTCTCGAAAGCGACCGTGAGCAGAACGCTCGATACGCTCGAGAGCAAAGGACTCGTCGAACGGAAACGACGGGGAACCGGCAACGTCGTCATGCTCCTCTGA